The proteins below are encoded in one region of Labeo rohita strain BAU-BD-2019 chromosome 15, IGBB_LRoh.1.0, whole genome shotgun sequence:
- the myo1cb gene encoding myosin Ic, paralog b isoform X4 yields MMESALTARDRVGVQDFVLLENHTSEVAFIENLRKRFKENLIYTYIGSVLVSVNPYKELEIYTKQHMERYRGVNFYEVSPHIYAVADNAYRSMRTERRDQCILISGESGAGKTEASKKVLQYYAVTCPASEHVQTVKDRLLQSNPVLEAFGNAKTLRNDNSSRFGKYMDIQFDFRGAPVGGHIINYLLEKSRVVHQSHGERNFHIFYQLIEGGEEDLLRRLGLERNAQQYQFLVKGNCPKVSSINDRNDWKIVRKALSVIGFTDDDVEELLNIIASVLHLGNVQYGGEDSGTSYITTETQIKYLARLLGVDGTVLKEALTHKKIIAKGEELMSPLNQEQAASARDALSKAIYGRTFTWLVNKINDSLAFKDDSFNSKNASVIGLLDIYGFEVFQNNSFEQFCINYCNEKLQQLFIELTLKSEQEEYEAEGITWEPVQYFNNKIICDLVEEKFKGIISILDEECLRPGDASDITFLEKLEDTVGGHAHFLTHKLADGKTRKVMGREEFRLIHYAGEVNYNVNGFLDKNNDLLFRNLKEAMCMSENKILTQCFDREELTDKKRPETAATQFKNSLAKLMEILMSKEPSYVRCIKPNDAKQAGRFDEVLIRHQVKYLGLMENLRVRRAGFAYRRRYETFLQRYKSLCPDTWPNWDGRLVDGVSTLVKHLGYKPEEYKLGRTKIFIRFPKTLFATEDALEVRKHSLATKLQSSWKGYSQKTKYRKMRQSAIKIQAWWRGILARREAKRRREAANTIRRFIKGFIYRHQPRCPENEYFLDYVRYSFLMKLHRSLPKTVLDKNWPTPPPALIEASEHLRKLCMQNMVWKYCKNINPEWKHQLEQKMVASEIFKDKKDNYPQSVPKLFVGTRLNGEDINPKVLQALGNEKMKYAVPVTKYDRKGYKARNRQLLLMASSAVIVEEAKLKQRIDYSSLKGISVSSLSDGMFVLHVACEDNKQKGDVVLQSEHVIEALTKVAICADKMNSININQGSIKFSVAQGKEGIIDFTSGSELLIAKAKNGHLSVTAPRLNSR; encoded by the exons ATGATGGAGAGCGCCCTGACAGCCAGGGACCGGGTGGGCGTGCAGGACTTTGTCCTGCTGGAGAACCACACCAGCGAGGTGGCTTTCATTGAGAACCTCCGCAAACGCTTCAAGGAGAACCTCATTTAT ACATACATTGGCTCAGTGCTGGTGTCCGTGAACCCCTACAAAGAGCTGGAGATCTACACTAAACAGCACATGGAGCGATATAGGGGCGTCAATTTCTATGAAGTCTCACCTCACAT TTATGCCGTGGCTGATAATGCATATCGCTCCATGCGGACTGAAAGACGGGATCAGTGCATCCTCATCTCAGGTGAGAGCGGTGCCGGCAAGACCGAAGCCTCCAAAAAGGTTCTGCAGTACTACGCCGTCACCTGCCCTGCCAGCGAGCATGTGCAGACCGTCAAAGATCGCCTGCTGCAATCCAACCCTGTACTGGAG gCTTTTGGAAATGCAAAAACTTTACGAAATGACAATTCCAGTCGCTTTGGGAAATACATGGACATTCAGTTTGACTTCAGA GGTGCTCCGGTAGGAGGTCACATCATTAACTACCTGCTGGAGAAATCACGAGTTGTGCACCAGAGCCACGGCGAGAGGAACTTCCACATCTTTTATCAGCTTATCGAGGGAGGAGAGGAAGATCTGCTGAGGAGGCTGGGGCTGGAGAGGAACGCCCAGCAGTACCAGTTTCTGGTGAAG ggtAACTGTCCCAAAGTGAGCTCCATAAATGACCGCAATGACTGGAAGATAGTGAGGAAAGCCCTGAGCGTCATTGGCTTCACTGATGATGATGTGGAG GAGCTTTTGAACATTATTGCCAGTGTACTGCACTTGGGGAATGTCCAGTATGGAGGAGAGGACAGCGGCACTTCCTACATCACTACAGAGACGCAGATTAAATACTTAGCCAGG TTGTTAGGTGTGGACGGCACTGTTCTTAAGGAGGCTCTAACACATAAAAAGATCATTGCCAAAGGAGAAGAG CTGATGAGTCCTTTAAATCAAGAGCAGGCCGCTTCTGCACGGGACGCCTTATCTAAAGCCATATACGGTCGTACTTTTACTTGGCTGGTCAACAAAATTAATGACTCTCTGGCCTTCAAG GATGATTCATTCAACAGTAAGAACGCCTCTGTCATTGGTCTGCTGGACATCTATGGTTTTGAGGTCTTTCAGAACAACAG TTTTGAGCAGTTTTGTATCAACTATTGTAATGAGAAGCTGCAGCAGCTCTTCATTGAATTGACTCTGAAGTCAGAGCAGGAAGAATATGAAGCCGAGGGAATCACG TGGGAGCCTGTgcaatattttaacaacaaGATCATTTGTGATCTTGTGGAGGAGAAGTTTAAGGGAATCATTTCCATCTTG GATGAAGAGTGTCTCCGGCCTGGAGATGCCAGTGACATCACCTTCCTGGAGAAGCTTGAGGACACCGTCGGTGGTCATGCACACTTCTTAAC TCACAAGCTGGCTGATGGAAAAACCCGTAAAGTGATGGGTCGTGAAGAGTTCAGACTGATCCACTACGCAGGAGAAGTCAACTACAATGTGAACG GCTTCCTGGACAAGAACAATGATCTCCTGTTCAGAAACTTGAAGGAG GCCATGTGTATGTCCGAAAATAAGATCCTCACTCAGTGTTTTGACCGAGAAGAACTCACAGACAAGAAACGTCCTGAGAcg GCAGCAACCCAGTTCAAGAACAGCCTGGCGAAGTTGATGGAAATCCTGATGTCTAAGGAACCGTCTTATGTGCGCTGCATCAAGCCCAATGATGCCAAGCAAGCAG GGCGTTTTGATGAAGTCCTCATCAGGCACCAAGTAAAATATCTTGGTTTGATGGAAAACCTTCGGGTGAGGAGAGCTGGCTTTGCATATCGCCGTCGCTACGAGACCTTCCTGCAAAG GTATAAATCCCTATGTCCAGACACCTGGCCGAACTGGGACGGCCGTCTGGTTGATGGAGTGTCCACACTCGTCAAGCACCTCGGCTACAAACCTGAGGAGTACAAACTCGGCAG gacCAAAATCTTCATCCGCTTCCCTAAAACCTTGTTTGCAACCGAAGATGCACTAGAAGTCAGAAAACACAGCCTTG CTACCAAACTCCAGTCATCCTGGAAAGGCTACAGTCAAAAAACCAAATACCGTAAAATGCGACAATCAGCTATCAAGATCCAGGCCTGGTGGAGAGGTATTCTGGCCCGCAGGGAAGCAAAGCGCAGGAGAGAGGCTGCCAACACCATCCGCAG GTTCATCAAAGGCTTCATCTATCGTCACCAGCCGCGTTGCCCAGAGAATGAATACTTCCTGGACTACGTTCGCTATTCGTTCCTAATGAAGTTGCACAGGAGCCTACCCAAAACTGTTTTAGATAAGAACTGGCCAACCCCACCTCCCGCCCTCATTGAG GCTTCAGAACACCTCCGCAAACTCTGCATGCAGAACATGGTGTGGAAGTACTGCAAGAATATCAACCCGGAATGGAAGCACcag TTGGAGCAGAAAATGGTCGCAAGTGAAATCTTTAAGGACAAGAAGGACAACTACCCACAAAGCGTCCCCAAACTTTTTGTGGGCACAAGACTCA ATGGGGAAGACATCAACCCTAAAGTGCTACAGGCTCTGGGGAACGAGAAGATGAAG TATGCTGTTCCAGTGACGAAGTACGATAGAAAAGGATACAAAGCACGCAACCGACAGCTCCTGCTCATGGCCAGCAGTGCCGTCATTGTAGAGGAGGCCAAGCTGAAACAGCGGATCGACTACAGCTCTCTGAAAG GGATTTCTGTCAGCTCTCTGAGTGACGGCATGTTTGTTCTCCATGTTGCTTGTGAAGACAATAAGCAGAAG GGTGATGTGGTGCTTCAGAGTGAGCATGTCATTGAGGCGTTAACCAAAGTGGCCATCTGTGCTGACAAGATGAACAGCATTAACATTAACCAGGGAAG TATAAAGTTCAGTGTGGCGCAAGGAAAAGAAGGGATCATAGATTTCACATCTGGCTCAGAGTTGCTGATAGCCAAGGCTAAGAATGGACACCTTTCTGTG ACTGCCCCTCGCCTCAACTCAAGATGA